Within the Camelus dromedarius isolate mCamDro1 chromosome 2, mCamDro1.pat, whole genome shotgun sequence genome, the region CAACACTTGGCTTTCCTagttaaataacaaaattttagaattataacATTTCTAAATTATCTCTACAGTTTATTGAGGGATACAAACTATAAGTGACCTACAGATTAGAGTATCCCTAACATCCCTCTTAAACCTTCAGAGGATTTCACATGAGAGAAATATTAATAGCATCTATCTATTTAAGCCTATCTATGTGCTAGGTACAGTACTGAGcacttcatgtttattctctcattttatacTCATGACATCCTCATGGGATGGCTATTAACCCCACCACaataaaaaacaactttaaagtctattttaatcAACATATCGAAGTGCTCCCAGAAATACATAGTTATCACGCACTATATTCATTCTGGCTCTGAGCTAAGAAGAAGGTATCTTTACTTGCTTAATTtacaatttatgataaaaaaaatttcaattttcaataTATCTAGCAACAAAATTAGGTTGAATTATCACAACCCTCAGGAACTGGGGAAATGTTCTTAGCACCTAACAAGTCAGAGAAATAATAATTACTTGACTGTTCCTTGAAGTATTTTTTACACTGTGGCATAATGCAagagtactttttaaatttttcgtACATGATTCCCTGAGTACTTCCagtaactttttctcttctgtacaacttgaccaaacaaacaaaaaaaccactttACAATTATTTGAGATTTATAATTTCCATCTGTCTTTTAGTAGAAATTGAAGGCTGGGATCAAAATCCCAGCTTGTTCATCTGACAAGTTAACTTGTTCAGGCCTCAATTTCAACTATGTTACTTGCATAACAAGGCCTATCCGAAGGCCTTAAGAGttagtaggtcctcaataaaaATTACATTCCCCTTCCTTTCACCCTCAATTAAATATTAGCTAAGGGTCAATTCTATTTAAGCATTTGTTGCAGGTCTACTAATAAGAGCGAAGAGAGGGTATGATGGAGCAGTCAGTCTAACATTATTCAATGTTAACTGGTAATTAACATTGTTAATCTCCCAAATCCATCATCTCAAAATTGTGTTGTAGCCTAAGGAACCATTCCCCTAGTATGAGATTTAATAATTACTGGTATTGTTTCTCAAATAGAAAAGTATACAATAAAACGCACTGAGCACATGCATAATTTATCACTTATATTATCTGGAgtcttctgttttacttttccttGTGGTAAAAGACAGAACCATTCTTGAaaagaagtgttccttcctctcccttcaccCGCACAACCAACTGCCAAGAAATTCTGATTCATATTTCTCTCTAAAAGGAGGAAGATAAATTGGAGCCTTTCTTCTCAACCCCACAAAGCTGTGTGTATTATTCGTATATTTAGTTAACTGTCACCAACCCAAGTGCAtattatccattttacagattactCAAAAGTAAGTCACTTACTAATGAAATAAGTTTCTCTTAGTGAATAGTAGGaaaccaaatgtttaaaaagaaacaatctttGAGAATTAGATTATATAATCCACTGCTTCCCTTActggcaaacaaaacaaaactactatACTAGAATGTTATTAATCAATCAATAAAGTTCAACTTAAtacatgtaacattttatttcatcttaaagttttattacaaaaaaagacTTCACAAAGCTCACCTGCAAGGTGGAACCAGGACAGGAACCCTCAGATCTACTGGTAATCTATAGTAAAATATCTTATGAGGTTTCAGGTAAAAGTTGGTTACATGGAAGTATGTCAGTTTAACATTAATAATTtagcaatataaaataaaagtttaagttgttcctatttagttttattttcctggatATTTTAGGAAGCAGTGGAGTTTTATAAAATAGTCAACTTcatttgttcttaaaataatttactgtCACTATTCTGATACTGTATTTCACCAgctaaatttattcatttgttcttaAAGTTGACTTCAAGAAATAGACTAAAGAGTAGTTAAAAGTCCTCCAAAAATGTTCTGGCtctcaaataaaatttcaaattctacAGTAATTACGGGTTATCTGTCAAGTAAATTAACAAAGCTAAATGTAACCAAAACCAACTTGCTCATTAATgctataaaaagcaaaacatagaaaaaaataaaaaagactttctgcctgtgaaaatattaaaaagatcaaTTGTAACTTAATTTTTCAGAAGCTTAAAATCCCTATAAATACAAAGTCTACTGATAATATGGTTTCTAGATGTAAAACAGTTAGAAGACAAGCTCTGTAAAGACACTGAACCTCTAAATCCTGAAtgtaatatcaaaaaaaaattattttttcaagaaagTCACTAAGAGAGTAATGCCAAAGAAAACTGACATATCTTTTATAACAAGACAATTTCCACCATCAAATCAACTTATCTATTGAGGGAAGACAGATGAAATCAAAACACAGTTTAAACTAGTTATTAAAAACCTACCTGAAAATATCAACCCCACCCTTCTTCTTTCAATGCTTGGAAAGGACATAAAATCAAATTTCAGCAAACACGATGCCAACTTCtggttaattttatttcctacttGTTACCAAAATGAAATTAATGGCTAACTTTAATTAGTGTGTAAAGAATTCAAATCCCTTACATACTCACTAACTTAATTACTATGCCTATatgacagaagaggaaactaaggcacaaaaaggttaagtaatttgttcaaAAGAACATAGCTAGAAGTAGTGGAGCCATGATTTGAACCCTATACATCCAACATGATAAATGGAGGAATGGGGTGGAAAAAGgagcagttaatttttttttccaaaatactttGCAAACTAAGAATGTCGTGAATGAGAACAAAATCTTTAAACTATAAATATACACAGATATGAATGCAGATAACATAAATTTTACCCCTAGACAAGTACTTCGGTGCTTTAATATCTGATTATGGTCAAACACTATAAACTACCTCAAATCGCAGTGGCAGTCGACCAAGTAAAATAATTTACTGTCACTGTTCAGACACTGTATTTTACAGGCTAAAGAAAATACATTGTAATTtaaaggaagggggtggggagtggtgaTGTAACCGGAGCAATAGTTTCAGGAAAACTACTTTCTCTATTAGCAGTTAATTAGAAAAGAGCTTGTGTGTGTCAGGGAAAGAGGGTAAGAAAAGATGACAATCCCACTGCCTTAACCCCACCTCCCAAAAAAGTAACTAAATCACCATGGGTCAGCGCCTAAGCCAAAAGAAGAACTGACCCAGCGGAATCTCGTGAGGGAATGACAGGAGACCCTagcagagggggaggggtggcGATGACAGGAGAGGGGGCGGTAGAGAGATGGCATGCCTCCCATCTCCGAAAAAGGGGAGAATACGGGGGGCAAGGGGCGGAGAAGGGAAGGCAGGAAACGTTGCCAGAGATTCCGAAAGAGGTGACAAGAAACAGGGTAGGAAACACAAGAAAGGCGGGACCCTCGGGCAGAAAGGGGTCTGTATGGGGCAAGGGAGGCATGTCAGTACAGAGCTTTCCTGCCAGCTGACCCTCCTCCGCTCCAGCCCCTCCACCCGCGACAAACTCACTTTCTCAGCAACCCTAAACCTGAGCGGGTCAACCCCGTcccgctccccgccccccaccccaagccagaTAGGTGGAGGGGGGAGCTTCACCCTCACTCTCCTTGTTGGGCTGGTGGAGCGAGCGATGGACACAGCCCAGATTCGAAGTCGAGGCGGCCAGGAGAAGTAGGGAGGCCCAGGACCCGGCTGACAAGTCCGGGCGGCCGACAGGCGCCTCACCTGACAGAAGCGTCGGCAGTAATCCCGACTGCTGATCCcgacgccgccgccgccaccacagCTGCCGCCCCCAGCGACGCCTCTGCCGTCGTCCGCAGCTCTAAGCCCAGCAGGGCCTGGCGGGGACTCCACAATGGCCACGAGCTCTTCTCCGAGGCGTTCGGCCTCTTGGTCGCTCTCTTCCTCCGCCATGAGGCTCTCGCCGCCCAGCGCGTACCAGCCcctgcgccgccgccgctgtAGCTGCCTCggctaacctcctcctcctcctctagttccctcccccttccctccgcCCGAGCCGGACGGGGGCCTCGCGACTGGCTCTACTTCCGGCTCCGCCCACCCACGCCCCCAATTTTCATTGGACAACTCTAGCCGCCAATCACTCATATGCCCGCCCTTCCACTACCATTGGTCAAGTCAGCCGCCTGTTTGATACACCCGCGGTCCGTTGGTCAATGTTGCTCGGCGGTTGCTGGGGACCGCCTACGAGCTCTGCCATAGGCGGCGCAGGAGGACGGGGCGCGGCGGGGGACACGGCGGCCGCCGCTGGGCTCGatcgggcggcggcggcggcggggtcggcggcggcggcggcggcggaggcggcgaAGACGAAGACGACgggtcctcctcctccctcaccccattgctcctccttttcttccttctcttttcctttccggCCGGGTATCGTCCACTTTCCCTAGCGGCGGCCCCGATCCTACGGTACCGAGAAGCTAAAGAGGCCGAGGGTGGGCCCGGCCGTTGGTGCGGGCTTTGGGCCCGGGGCCTTCGTTCCCGAAGCGGGAACcggaggcggggccggggcgcCGTAGTCGGCgggaggaagtgggaggagacGGGAAGCCTGACAGCGGCCGCCTCCGCCGGGCGCCTGCCGCCTCCTCCCTTGAGACTGCCGCCAACTCGGCTGTCGAGTTCCCGGGCCCACAGCCGGCAGCTGGGACTCGGCCCTGCCCAGCTAGCGGGGCAGTGGTGGTGGGGCGCCGGCGTGCTGGGCTCTGCGCGGGAGGAGGGAGTCTAGACGCCAGGAACGCCTCGAGCCCCGCCTTTCCCTCCTCCCGAACCCTGAGGCCTGGGGCACGCGAGGAGGTGCGGAGCGGGGCGAACGACCGAGAAGGGACTAGGATGAGGAGTGTTTGGGTAAACGCAAGGATCCGGATTTGTGGTGTGGACTTAACTAGAGTGATTTTAAAGACACTTGCGTGCTGACTGTTGTGGACGTTCGTGTTCGTTTTCCATccgcccttccccctcccccatcttttctttccatttgtttttcgtGTTTTACAGTAAAGGCATGACTTCCCGGCACCTCAGGGAAAATAGGGTGCAAGCCCAGAAACTATTTCCCCACCACCACTTGTTGAAAAACTGATTTGAAGGCATCTCCGAGTTTAAACCAACGGAAAGTGCCAGGATTGCATGCGTCTCTGGTTTTGCGCTGGAGACCCTTCACTACTAGGTATCAAGACGGAAAAACCTGGAAACTAATTCGGTAAACATTTAAACTTGAAGACTTctgatgacttttatttttatctagtaAATGATTTGCTTCTTCTCCCATCTTTTCCCCCTGCTCTTAACTTTTTAACTTCCTCGTTTAGGATATCTTTACTTATGTGGAAAACACTTTTGTTCTTCGGTTCTGCAAACTCGAGCATTCTCTATTGGGTGGATATTTGCCTTGCGGTAACGcaaatatactttaaaagttaCAAGACTTTGGAATGTATAGGCCTTTCATATTAGTACAAAGTGAGCAGTTTATGCTTAAAAGGAAAACGacctttttcattgttttagggTTTGaaatccaaatatttaaagacGAGACTTTTCACATAGATTTAGGCATCACTGGACACAAATATGTAATGGTTTTCATAACTAGCTTACAACCATTGATCATAATTGGGACTGATTTGCTATATGATTATAAAACATACCATTAAGTTAAACTACAAATATGTGTGATGGTATTTAACTATTTAATAGGCAGGAGTCATATCTGTCTTAAATGCCAGTGGAAACCTATAGACTAAATAATGTATTTGGTACATGAGAGCCGTGCATTGAACagatttttaatggaaaaaaatagagtTAAACTTCTTAAAATCTAACTTAACATACTTTCCAGAATTCCTGTGAAATGTTGAGGTTATGTCCACAGGTGACTAACACATTGGCAATTTGAAATTCTTTTGAGAGATATTTCATGTTACCCAGCTATGAATTCTCTAGTCTAGACTAATGGAATACTCCATCGTTTCTGATTACACTTATAAAGCATTGCTCTTTAGAGCTCCCTTGGGAATTTTTCTCTAATGTATGTAAACTGAACAGAATTCCAATTTGAATTCTATGAAACTCATTTCAGTTTCTTAACCTAGGTTAATGTAAGAGATTAGCACAGTGGCATGGCCCCAGGGAACAAATGGTCATCACTGACAACGTTTGTTCTTTATCTCAAGTTTGCAGTTCCCATAACATTATGATTTTGGCAATGATCATAAAAATTTGTTGTTAGGATAAATCGAGAAATTATGAAGCTGCTTCTGagttaaatgtttggaaaaatagTGAAGAAATCATTTACTTATTCCatataaagaaattgtgatatacaAGGTGCTGTGTTAAGTTCTTAGTTTTGATCTAACTTATCagttaataagtgaaataaatattaataaatgtaaatattagtCTTTAATGGAAGAAAGAAGACAGTTTTAGGCACTTTTGCATATCTTGACTGTCACCTTTTGGAAAGAATGCATTACAAAAATGACTTACTTTGAGCTGCGTATTTTGATTTTAAGAATTGTCATTGTTgctgcttttatttgcatttggtCTGTGTTCTTTCttggtttttacttttcttctcagAACAACTTTGGAAATTATATGCGTCTGCATATAGATTTATGCCATTTTAGTCGCCACATATTTGAACAGTTGTACACAATTCTCTGCAATTGTGTTCCTAAAATCAGTTGCCCCAGAACTGTGAAGGGAAAGAAGCTCTTTTAAACTTGAACATACGTCTAAATGGATGAGATTAATACAGTTAACACCATAAATGTTGATCTGTGATTAGGTTTTTCTAAAGAATAGTGACATCTAGGAGAGTTGGAGCTCTTTTTTCATAGTTctaatttatttgaatttcatcaaaatcagGGAATGAACCTAGTTGTTACTAATAACTTGCTCTGATTTTGCCTACCCTTACATATTTCAGGTAAGTTAAGACTTAGTAGACACACAGTCTCTTCATTtgaattaagttttctgaagCCTTTATTCTAAAAATGCTTATGTCTTCCTTTTATTGGTAATTTCTTCCCAAATGAAGTGTTGTTATAACACTTTGTTTCTCTTGTCTTGAAAGAACCTTATTCAAAGTCAGAATGGAAAGATTTGTAGTGACAGCACCACCTGCTCGAAACCGTTCTAAGACTGCTTTGTATGTGACTCCCCTGGATCGAGTCACTGAGTTTGGAGGTGAGCTGCACGAAGATGGAGGAAAACTCTTCTGCACTTCTTGCAATGTGGTTCTGAATCACGTTCGCAAGTCTGCTATTAGTGACCACCTCAAGTCAAAGACTCATACCAAGAGGAAGGCAGAATTTGAAGAGCAGAATGTGAGAAAGAAGCAGAGGCCTCTTACTGCATCCCTCCAATGCAACAGTACTGCGCAAACAGAGAAAGTCAGTGTTATCCAGGACTTTGTAAAAATGTGCCTGGAAGCCAACATCCCGCTTGAGAAGGCTGATCACCCAGCAGTCCGAGCTTTCCTGTCTCGCCATGTAAAGAATGGAGGCTCCATACCCAAGTCAGACCAACTGAGGAGAGCATATCTACCTGATGGATATGAGAATGAGAATCAACTCCTTAACTCACAAGATTGTTGACAAGGAGGTTACCACCATTGTGATCAAGATAAATAATGTGGAGTATTAAAGTTATGTGTTGATTGTgtggttcatttttatatttatttcattttaaatcatgTGATGCAGAATAGTTTTGCAATGTATATAGAGTTGcaggcaaaaacaacaaaaaacaacaaaaaaaaaacctcactgcaAAATGTATTGTTAATTTTAGTCACCAATGGTGTAAAGCAAAACTTAGGGTTTAGAGTGTGCTAGGATACCTGAAACCTGATGGTTATCTTTCAAATTGATGGTTTTTCTCCTGAAGTGTTTGTGCATGGAAGAACTGCCCTGCTTTCCTACCCTGTTGCCACGTATGATTATTCCTTGTGAGATTACTTCATTACTTGGATTAAAGACTAGCCTAGGAAATTGAAGCTGCTGCCAGGCAACGCCACTCACAGTAACTTAAAGGAATTATTTCTGATTAGAGGATCCTCAAAAAGGAAGAGATGGTGGGTAACTGTTCTTATATCTTCATTATTTGTAGCAGAAAGTGACTGTTTATTTCAGACTATGCTTTACTCATACATGATGTAGTTACCTTAACTATCCTTCAGTTCCTCactgtcttttcccctttttttaaaggcttattGTTGTATTTAGTAGCAGCTTCAAGTGACCAAAAgactaaaatcttttttttaatgtcagtgcCAAGAGCCATGGGGAATTTTGCAGTGACATGATTTTAGTCTCTTACGATAAACATACATTTTTGAAACATAGTTTTCATTTCAAGTATCATCTTGAATTTGCAAACTTATTTTTTATGTCATGGTGTTAAAAAGACTTCAAGATTGGCATTTTAATTTAAGCAGGTAGACATTTTATGATTGAGTTTCCTACTTTTACAGAGAATAATTTTTGGCtgacagataataaggaaattaCTTTCTATGCATTAATTTTCCATATGATTTTATAAGAGTTTGTTTAGATAAATAGACTAGAAACAAGTTTGCTTACTTTCATTTTTGTGTACTTTGCCTCTGGTGGTACAAGGTTTTTAAACATGGATGGTAAACAATTGTCTAGAAATACTGGCAAGGTTTTTGTAATGGAGATCTGGCAGTATCCTGCATAACTGTTTGGGTGAGGAAATAATCAGTTCTGTTAAAGGTCAACCATGTTCAGGAAATGATCTCCATCTGAACCTCACTGTCCTGTAAGGTTATCAAAGTAGCTTAGCTCAGTTAGGTCCTCTCTGTTGGATACccgaattatattttttaaaaattaaacagctGGAAACTTGGActagagctttaaaaaagaatcttaaattctttcaaaacattcaagttgaaaatatttataaaatatatttctgttacaAAGCACTGATGAATAATGCCCTATGTGACTTAGAGGGAGTTAATCTTTGAGGTCATTTTACcacaaattttaattcaaaaaaagcCAAAGTGAATAAGAAAACAAttaggttttatatttttcaaaaagctttCAGTGTCTTAAGTCTTTTTTAACAGACTTAAGTTCCTAGTTTGTGTTGTCACAGTACCCATCTGATTTTAGATTTTATGtgggttttttgcttgtttgttttcatttctaaataagcctgccaccaaaaaaaaaaaaatcacttgtcaAAATTTGAACTACCGGTTTTTCTCATGTTCAGTTATGTTCAAGTAGCACAATAAATGCCTAAAGTAGTGCTCTCATTGATAAAGAACAGGCATGAGGAGACTGGCAGCAAAACAACCAAAATGTGCTTTGTTTTTACTTCTACTAAAGAATTAGCAGGCAACCATATTTAATTTGAATTACCTAAGATGATAGAAGGCCTAAGAAGCTAGGAAAATAATTGAGTTTTACAGCACTATTTTtagaatataaagataaatatacaatCATTCTAATTTTTTCAGATATCTCATATGATTCAGACTGCTCCTTAACATTTGGATATTGATTTGCACTAACAGCAAACATGTAGTGGCAGGACAGATTTGAGTAGTCATAAGTAGTAAACTGGATGACACTGCACTTAGAAAAATAGCAGTAATTCACATTTGAATTTCTAGTGGTTATTACTAATTTCATGATCATTTAGGTCCCATATATCTTAATGTATTTCTCCAGGCTCCCGACTTTTCCCACATATCTAGGGGCATAATCCATACTCTTGTTAGGATTGTATCATgtcc harbors:
- the CGGBP1 gene encoding CGG triplet repeat-binding protein 1, which produces MERFVVTAPPARNRSKTALYVTPLDRVTEFGGELHEDGGKLFCTSCNVVLNHVRKSAISDHLKSKTHTKRKAEFEEQNVRKKQRPLTASLQCNSTAQTEKVSVIQDFVKMCLEANIPLEKADHPAVRAFLSRHVKNGGSIPKSDQLRRAYLPDGYENENQLLNSQDC